In Erpetoichthys calabaricus chromosome 6, fErpCal1.3, whole genome shotgun sequence, one genomic interval encodes:
- the aqp4 gene encoding aquaporin-4, translating into MTSRREDSALYKIPGEDGDPRRGMNGRAATSFLRNCPSLCSTEKIMVAFKGIWTQSFWRSVSGEFLAMLIFVLLSLGSTINWGEKSNPPPADLVLISLCFGLSIATLVQCFGHISGAHINPAVTTALVCTKKLSLAKAVFYIIAQCLGAIAGAGILYLVTPEGVRGNLGVTTINSKLSIGHGLVVEMFITFELVFTVFATCDSKRQDLKGSPALAIGFAVTIGHLFAINYTGASMNPARSFGPAVITGKWENHWVYWVGPLMGAIIAAALYDYLFCPDPDMKRRLKQVLSKSSFPSGRYMEVEDNKSQVDVEDLMIKPGSIHVIDVDRDEKKEKDPTNEVLSSV; encoded by the exons ATGACAAGCAGGCGGGAGGACAGCGCCTTGTATAAAATCCCCGGAGAGGACGGCGATCCCCGGAGAGGCATGAACGGGCGAGCGGCCACGAGCTTCTTAAG GAATTGCCCCTCCCTGTGCAGCACTGAAAAGATCATGGTTGCATTCAAAGGCATCTGGACTCAATCCTTTTGGAGATCTGTGTCAGGAGAATTCCTGGCCATGTTAATCTTTGTGCTCCTCAGTCTAGGCTCTACAATAAACTGGGGGGAAAAGAGCAATCCACCACCAGCAGACCTTGTTCTCATCTCTCTGTGTTTTGGGCTCAGCATTGCCACCCTGGTGCAGTGCTTTGGACACATCAGTGGGGCCCACATCAATCCAGCTGTGACCACAGCCCTTGTGTGCACCAAGAAGCTGAGCCTTGCCAAAGCTGTTTTTTACATCATAGCTCAGTGTCTGGGAGCTATAGCTGGTGCTGGAATTCTGTACCTTGTGACTCCAGAAGGTGTGAGGGGAAATTTGGGTGTAACTACG ATTAACTCCAAACTGTCAATTGGTCATGGACTTGTGGTGGAAATGTTTATCACATTTGAGTTGGTCTTCACGGTCTTTGCAACATGTGATTCAAAAAGGCAGGATTTGAAAGGCTCTCCGGCTTTGGCAATTGGCTTTGCTGTTACTATTGGACACCTGTTTGCT ATAAATTATACTGGAGCAAGTATGAATCCTGCCCGATCTTTTGGACCTGCTGTTATCACAGGAAAATGGGAAAACCACTGG GTTTACTGGGTTGGTCCACTCATGGGTGCCATTATTGCAGCTGCACTGTATGATTACCTGTTCTGCCCTGACCCTGATATGAAGCGACGTTTAAAACAAGTCCTCTCAAAGTCATCTTTTCCATCAGGAAGATACATGGAAGTTGAGGATAACAAGAGCCAAGTTGATGTCGAGGATTTAATGATTAAGCCAGGATCTATTCATGTCATCGATGTAGACAGggatgaaaagaaagagaaggacCCTACAAATGAGGTGCTTTCTTCAGTATGA